The genomic interval GCCGGGTTCGGCGTCGTCACCGTCGTTCGAGCGTCGGCCGTCGTCGCCCGCCACCCGGGCGAACAGCGCCCGCAGTTCGTGGTCCGGGTCGTCGAGGTCCACCGCGAACCCGCGTTCGACGAGGACGCTCCCGAGTTCGCGTTCGACCTGCTGGGTGGAGACGTCCGTCAGGCCGCGCACGTCGTTCGCGCGAACCGCGACGGTGCCGTCGTCGAGCGGCCCCTCGCGGTCGGAGACGACCGGCAGGCTCTCGCGCTCGATGCTGGCGGCGTCGAGGAGCGTCCGCGCGTCGGCGACGGTCACCCCCTCGCGCCCCTCGCCGCGCGTCCTCCCGACCAGTCGGCTCGCGCGGTGGGTGAGCGCGAGCGTCCGCACGCGGTCGGTGACGCCGCGTGCGGTGGCGAGACCGGCGGCGAGCGGTCGGACGGCGCTGCAGGCGCTCGCCGCCTCGCGCCGGGCGAACCGGTCGTCCTCGCCACCGAGTTCCAGCACGTACACATCCGCGCTCGTCCGGGGGCGGGCAAGAGCGTGCCGGTATCCCCGGAAAAACCACGAAACGGGACCTGTCAGTGCGACCCCCACACACTTATAAAGGTTAAATACGTGGTTTAAGTCGTGTCAATGACCGACCCCAAGGAAACCATCAACATCGAGAACGTGGTGGCCTCGACGGGCATCGGCCAGGAGCTGGACCTCCAGAGCGTCGCGATGGACCTCGAAGGGGCCGACTACGACCCCGAGCAGTTCCCCGGTCTCGTCTACCGCACCCAGAACCCGAAGAGCGCCGCGCTCATCTTCCGCTCCGGGAAGATCGTCTGTACGGGCGCGAAGTCGACCGACGACGTCCACGAGAGCCTGCGCATCGTCTTCGACAAGCTCCGTGACCTCCAGATTCAGGTCGACGAGGACCCCGAAATCGTCGTCCAGAACATCGTCACCTCGGCCGACCTCGGGCGGACGCTCAACCTCAACGCCATCGCCATCGGCCTCGGCCTGGAGAACATCGAGTACGAACCCGAGCAGTTCCCGGGGCTGGTCTACCGCCTCGACGAACCGGACGTCGTCGCGCTGCTGTTCGGGTCGGGCAAGCTCGTCATCACCGGCGGCAAACAGCCGGTCGACGCCGAGCACGCCGTCGACAAGATCGTCTCCCGGCTCGAAGACCTCGGTCTGCT from Halomarina salina carries:
- a CDS encoding TATA-box-binding protein; translated protein: MTDPKETINIENVVASTGIGQELDLQSVAMDLEGADYDPEQFPGLVYRTQNPKSAALIFRSGKIVCTGAKSTDDVHESLRIVFDKLRDLQIQVDEDPEIVVQNIVTSADLGRTLNLNAIAIGLGLENIEYEPEQFPGLVYRLDEPDVVALLFGSGKLVITGGKQPVDAEHAVDKIVSRLEDLGLLDG